The Streptomyces venezuelae genomic interval GCCGTGGCCGGAAGGGGCTCCTTCGGGAGCCCCTTCCTCTTCCCCAGATGCACAGGATTATTTGTGCAATTTCTGTTGTGCAAGTTTTCTTTCGTATCTAGGGTCAGTGTCATGACCTCGCAGGAGAACCGTCGGATCACCGACCTCGGCACCCTCAAGGCCATCTCGCACCCACTGCGGATGCGCCTCTACCGGGCCCTCTTCGTGGCCCGCACGGCCACGGCCTCCCAGCTCGCCGACCAGGTCGACGAGGCCGTCTCGCTCGTCAGCTACCACCTGCGCAAACTCGCCGACCACGGCCTCATCGAGGAGGCCGAGAACCGGTCGGCGGACGGCCGCGAGCGCTGGTGGCAGACGAGCTCGTACGGGGTCGAGATCCGCGACGAGGACGTCCGGGGAACCCCCGAGCTGGCCGCCGCGAGCGACGCCCTCGGCCGCACCATCAACGAGCAGCGCACCGAGCTCCACCGGCGCTACCTCGACGAGCGGCTGACCTGGTCCGAGGCCTGGCGCTCCGCCTCGATCAGCTCCGAATGGCTGCCGCGGCTGACCGCCGAGGAACTCGCCGCGCTCGGCGAGGAACTGGGCGCCGTCTGCGAGAAGTACGACCAGAAGGCCCGCGCCGCCGAAGCCGCCGGCGACACCGAGGGCCGCGAGAAGGTCGCCGTCCACCTCCACGCGTTCCCCTACCGCTCATGACGGCCACCGCGCTCGCCCCCGTCGAGCGCCCCGCCTACCGCGACCCCAACGTCCTGCGCTGGCTCGGCGCGTACACCGCCTCCGCCACCGGTGACATGGTCTACCACCTGGCCCTCTCCTGGGCCGCCGTGCAGAGCGGCACCCCGGCGCAGGCCGGGATCGTCCTCGCCCTCAGCGCCGTGATGCGCGCCCTGCTCATGCTCGGCGGGGGAGTCGTCGCCGACCGCTTCGGCCCCTGGCGGGTCGTCATATCCTCCGACGCGGTCCGCTGCGTCGTCGTCCTCGGCGTCGCCGCGGCACTGGCGCTCGCCACCCCCGGCCTCTGGGTCCTCGCCGCCGTCGCGCTCGTCTTCGGAGCCGTGGACGCCCTGTTCATGCCCGCCGTCGGCGCCCTGCCGCCGAGGATCGCCGCCTCCGGGCAGCTCGCCAGGGTCCAGGGGATGCGCGGCCTCGCCTACCGGATCTCGGTCCTCGTCGGCGCCCCGCTCGGCGGACTCGCGGTCGCCCTCGGCGGATCGGCCGCCGCGTTCGCCGCCGCCGGGCTGCTCTTCGCCTTCTCGCTGCCCCTGCTCCTGGCGCTCCGGCTCAGGCCGCTGCCGACCGGCGAAGGGGCCCGCGAGAAGACCACCGTCCTGCGCGACCTCACCGACGGTCTGCGCTACATCCGCCGCCACCGCGTCCTCGGCCCGCTGATGATCGTCGTCGCCCTCAGCGACCTCGGCTTCGTCGGCCCCCTCAACGTCGGTCTCGCGCTCCTGTCCGACCTGCGCGGCTGGGGCGCCGCCGGCATCGGCTGGATCCTGGCCGGATTCGGTACGGGCGCGGGGGCCGCGTCCCTGCTCCTGACCGTACGGGGCCGCGTCCCGCGCGCCGGGTGGGTCCTCTCCTGGACCATCGCCCTCGGCGCGGTGTCGATCGCCGCCCTCGCGTACGTGCCGACGCTGCCGGTGGCCGTCGCCGTCTCCGTCTCGGTCGGCCTGCTCGCCGGCCTCAGCGGCGCCCTGTGCGGAGCACTCACCCAGACCGAGTGCGACCCCGCCTACCTGGGCCGGGTCACCTCGGTGTCCACCTTCTTCAGCATCGGCATCGCCCCGCTGAGCTTCCCGCTCACCGGCGCGGCCGTCGGCCTGTGGGGCCCCGCACCGGTCTT includes:
- a CDS encoding winged helix-turn-helix domain-containing protein; the encoded protein is MTSQENRRITDLGTLKAISHPLRMRLYRALFVARTATASQLADQVDEAVSLVSYHLRKLADHGLIEEAENRSADGRERWWQTSSYGVEIRDEDVRGTPELAAASDALGRTINEQRTELHRRYLDERLTWSEAWRSASISSEWLPRLTAEELAALGEELGAVCEKYDQKARAAEAAGDTEGREKVAVHLHAFPYRS
- a CDS encoding MFS transporter, which translates into the protein MTATALAPVERPAYRDPNVLRWLGAYTASATGDMVYHLALSWAAVQSGTPAQAGIVLALSAVMRALLMLGGGVVADRFGPWRVVISSDAVRCVVVLGVAAALALATPGLWVLAAVALVFGAVDALFMPAVGALPPRIAASGQLARVQGMRGLAYRISVLVGAPLGGLAVALGGSAAAFAAAGLLFAFSLPLLLALRLRPLPTGEGAREKTTVLRDLTDGLRYIRRHRVLGPLMIVVALSDLGFVGPLNVGLALLSDLRGWGAAGIGWILAGFGTGAGAASLLLTVRGRVPRAGWVLSWTIALGAVSIAALAYVPTLPVAVAVSVSVGLLAGLSGALCGALTQTECDPAYLGRVTSVSTFFSIGIAPLSFPLTGAAVGLWGPAPVFTASAAVCALGGIYGLSVKSLRRAELPK